A genomic region of Propionispora hippei DSM 15287 contains the following coding sequences:
- a CDS encoding transposase, protein MSKQARRTFTSEFKSQMVQLYENGKPRAVIVAEYELTASALDRWIKQSQTSGSFKEKDNRPAEENELIALRKELQRLR, encoded by the coding sequence ATGTCCAAACAAGCCCGTCGTACATTTACAAGCGAATTCAAAAGCCAGATGGTTCAACTCTATGAAAACGGAAAACCTAGAGCCGTGATAGTGGCAGAATATGAGCTCACCGCATCTGCGTTAGATCGCTGGATCAAGCAGTCCCAAACCAGCGGCTCCTTCAAAGAGAAGGACAATCGCCCAGCGGAAGAAAATGAGCTTATCGCCTTGCGAAAAGAACTTCAACGTCTCCGGA